The Macaca nemestrina isolate mMacNem1 chromosome 12, mMacNem.hap1, whole genome shotgun sequence genome contains a region encoding:
- the LOC105468858 gene encoding synaptotagmin-like protein 2 isoform X6, whose translation MVSSTLPRSSDFIPQVLRILQSSSVVNPASTVIDMSQENTKKPNVSPEKQRKNPFNSSKLPEGHSSQQTKNEQSKNGRTGFFQTSKEDELSESKEKSTVTDTSIQKLEKSKQTVPGLSNGSQIKAPIPKARKMIYKSTDLNKDDNQSFPRQRTDSLKARGAPRGILKRNSSSSSTDSETLRYNHSFEPKSKIVSPGLTIHERISEKEHSLEDSSSPNSLEPLKHVRFSAVKDELPQSPGLIHGREVGEFSVLESDRLKNGTEDAGDTEEFQSDPKPSHYGRSLLFHQSASSPNVSKSETHQPVTSGSLPINGLHSHSEVLAARPQSMENSPTINEHKDKSSELTRLESVLPRSPADELSHCVEPEPSQVPGGSSRDHQQGKPPPVPALKAKTSSRSSPYATEIQKSTDDSIFKVLDWFNRSSYSDDNNSFLKHPRGIESKEKTDSKSQVAIDLVTDDTTLKENGLKNLSSSKIESKPVRSDSTFQVEGDMLVSESCQDANVNIKSKFMNLSQQGAPKEGPCILPFESYGTPSQRSKNMDYSQDSKSIGKGNGVSPPKRNYSYNILKESDAENQVPCNTNNIGNLGEEEPKFHAHEENRGHSEVNFDSSTIVKEPGLKDNMKAERKSKGGNTYILKASLEPENIKSTPGIANNGSPWKKPEVHFQQEADEVPKNQVQREKYKRVSDRISFWEGEKAAAKITHKEPTSSCSQEQPSAKAYQPVQKSQGVSSMDSLSTDQSEYNQVIPKRVVLDEDDQASQLSNSYSSNKSKETKPQISDPSRNYLSAEESDKVSLFQNKKNEPIKRSPMADSLPSRRNLTLPALQRPSNVGSERHVPLEKDRPLVRESNANFKVMSLKERMDEPNVEQVYNPSQFENLRKFWDLETNLNSKNNDKNITTASQKNSAPFNRQKHKELSDIKLSGKNTHEAEVLLSPKKVMGREEMEKLNSKGILQVLPDETTFPLSPLRKYTHQLRGNESSKENMEKNMEGIVTPVFKEEKDYSDQEIQESIVKTNVLSKDYKDTFNDSLQKLLSEASTPAIQPSGGKVHGKQVLEPSVSENRTWRQKTDFADTEEEVKGPEKIINEHVDKTVVPPKVKRNSLTASLDKLLKEATGTSPSPLQTKLAPVITGTNSKPEEGRFFGKGIEQSHNTSADKREILAPFPERGETFGNTALPKKAESGECQLNTEKLIQMAAEDSYPLDPPSQLSRKGSFGDVANPPHDMLFPQDAHLVTQAREHPSQTEISETVEKVVLPPRPVLNDVNAALQKLHREVWLSYPAGREVCPGEVNPEFPEAVQALGSPLNPPGVISPWAMMDTIVPDRKDFYSSNVVPDKTHELGSYLAAQMFLSDQTLSSFGSTVAQYGKGLPQEVEEIVRETIIQPKSEFLEFSAGLEKLLKEATETFPLKYESDTGNLSASKLIGSTKEPRQATSEFHPEELKETVEKAEAPLITESAFDAGFEKLLKEITEAPPYQSQVSVREEMHKKESSQSEQTRFLGAVPHFYGAASQTSEMKAKSSGLESQVNQCNKKLGGDVHMTDLLVDFCGSKSGVEIPRTPQLYVAHEIGTINTVNPPVDRDSESGVAGRQGTFQEPGFGGASEAISVSRNRQPIPLLMNKENSTKTSKVELILASPYKKQEKEEEKEGFSESKFSDGNTSSNAESWRNPSSSKEEPSPVLKTLERSAARKMPSKSLEDTSSDSSNQAKVDNQPEELVRSAEDDEKADQEPDTNECIPRISTVPTPPDNPFSHPDKLKRMSKSVPAFLQDESDDRETDTASESSYQLSRHKKSPSSLTNLSSSSGMTSLSSVSGSVMSVYSGDFGNLEVKGNIQFAIEYVESLKELHVFVAQCKDLAAVDVKKQRSDPYVKAYLLPDKGKMGKKKTLVVKKTLNPVYNEILRYKIEKQVLKTQKLNLSVWHRDTFKRNSFLGEVELDLETWDWDNKQNKQLRWYPLKRKTAPVALEAENRGEMKLALQYVPEPVPGKKLPTTGEVHIWVKECLDLPLLRGSHLNSFVKCTILPDTSRKSRQKTRAVGKTTNPIFNHTMVYDGFRPEDLMEACVELTVWDHYKLTNQFLGGLRIGFGTGKSYGTEVDWMDSTSEEVALWEKMVNSPNTWIEATLPLRMLLIAKISK comes from the exons ATGGTCTCCAGTACCTTGCCGAGGAGTTCAGACTTCATTCCACAGGTCTTGAGGATCCTGCAAAG TTCCAGTGTGGTAAATCCAGCTTCCACTGTGATTGATATGTCCCAGGAAAACACAAAGAAACCAAATGTGTCTCCAGAGAAG CAGAGGAAGAATCCATTTAATAGCTCCAAGTTGCCAGAAGGTCACTCGTCACAACAAACTAAAAATGAACAGTCAAAAAATGGAAGAACTGGTTTCTTTCAGACTTCAAAAGagg atGAATTGTCAGAGTCAAAAGAAAAGTCAACTGTCACAGATACTTCAATCCAAAAGTTAGAGAAATCAAAGCAGACTGTGCCAGGCCTTTCAAATGGGTCCCAAATCAAGGCTCCAATCCCCAAAGCCAGGAAGATGATCTACAAATCAACTGAtttaaacaaagatgataacCAGTCTTTTCCTAGACAAAGGACAGACTCCCTGAAAGCGAGAGGGGCTCCGAGAGGAATCCTCAAGCGCAACTCCAGTTCCAGTAGCACAGACTCAGAAACCCTTCGTTATAATCACAGCTTTGAACCCAAAAGCAAAATTGTGTCACCTGGCCTAACCATCCATGAGAGAATTTCTGAGAAGGAGCATTCTTTAGAAGACAGCTCTTCCCCAAACTCCCTGGAGCCATTAAAGCATGTGAGATTCTCTGCAGTGAAGGATGAGCTTCCACAGAGTCCTGGGCTAATCCATGGCCGGGAAGTAGGAGAATTTAGTGTTTTAGAATCTGACAGGTTGAAAAATGGAACAGAAGATGCAGGGGACACAGAAGAGTTTCAGAGTGACCCTAAGCCTTCTCACTACGGAAGGTCTTTGCTTTTTCATCAGTCAGCCTCAAGCCCAAATGTATCAAAAAGTGAAACACATCAGCCAGTGACTTCTGGGTCTCTTCCAATTAATGGGCTCCATTCTCATTCAGAAGTTTTAGCTGCAAGACCACAGTCCATGGAGAATTCACCAACCATCAATGAACACAAAGATAAATCATCAGAATTAACAAGACTTGAATCTGTATTACCCAGAAGCCCTGCTG ATGAACTGTCTCATTGTGTTGAGCCTGAGCCGTCTCAGGTGCCAGGTGGCAGTTCTAGAGACCATCAGCAAGGTAAGCCCCCTCCTGTCCCGGCTCTAAAAGCTAAGACATCTTCACGTTCTAGTCCATATGCCACTGAGATACAGAAGTCAACTGATGATTCCATATTTAAAGTTCTAGACTGGTTTAACCGAAGTTCTTATTCAGATGACAATAATTCATTCCTCAAACATCCCCGAGGAATAGAGTCCAAAGAAAAAACAGACTCAAAATCACAGGTTGCTATTGACTTGGTGACAGATGACactactttaaaagaaaatggcTTGAAGAACCTATCATCCAGCAAAATTGAATCGAAGCCTGTGAGATCTGATTCAACATTCCAAGTAGAGGGAGATATGCTGGTTTCTGAAAGTTGCCAAGATGCTAATGTGAACATCAAATCCAAATTCATGAATTTGTCCCAACAAGGTGCCCCAAAGGAAGGCCCATGTATATTGCCATTTGAAAGCTATGGCACCCCAAGTCAAAGGAGCAAAAATATGGACTATAGCCAAGATTCAAAAAGCATAGGAAAAGGGAACGGGGTATCTCCTCCAAAAAGGAACTATTCCTACAATATTCTCAAGGAATCTGATGCAGAAAACCAAGTTCCATGCAACACTAATAATATTGGCAACTTGGGTGAAGAAGAACCCAAGTTTCATGCTCATGAAGAAAATAGAGGACACTCAGAAGTGAATTTTGACTCTTCAACAATTGTCAAAGAACCAGGTTTGAAAGATAACatgaaagcagagagaaagagcaaaggaGGAAATACCTATATCCTGAAAGCTTCCTTAGAGCCAGAGAATATTAAGTCAACACCTGGGATTGCCAACAACGGCTCTCCTTGGAAGAAGCCTGAGGTCCATTTCCAGCAAGAAGCTGATGAGGTTCCCAAGAACCAAGTGCagagagagaaatacaaaagagTGAGTGACAGAATATCCTTTTGGGAAGGAGAGAAAGCTGCTGCTAAGATAACTCATAAAGAACCCACATCTTCATGTAGCCAGGAACAACCTTCTGCTAAAGCATATCAGCCTGTGCAGAAGTCACAGGGTGTATCATCTATGGACAGTTTATCTACAGACCAGAGTGAATATAATCAGGTCATTCCCAAACGAGTGGTCCTAGATGAGGATGATCAAGCATCCCAGCTCTCCAATTCTTATTCCTCAAATAAATCTAAAGAGACCAAGCCACAAATATCAGATCCATCCAGAAACTATCTTTCAGCTGAGGAATCAGATAAAGTGTCTCTGtttcagaataagaaaaatgagCCTATAAAAAGATCACCAATGGCAGACAGTTTGCCTTCTAGAAGAAACCTTACTTTACCAGCACTGCAACGTCCCTCAAATGTTGGGAGTGAACGACATGTTCCTTTGGAGAAAGACAGACCTCTAGTTCGTGAATCAAATGCCAACTTTAAAGTTATGTCCCTAAAAGAAAGAATGGATGAACCCAATGTGGAACAGGTCTATAATCCCTCTCAGTTTGAGAATTTGAGAAAGTTTTGGGACTTAGAAACTAATTTAAACAGTAAGAATAATGACAAGAATATTACCACAGCAAGCCAAAAAAATTCTGCACCTTTTAATAGGCAGAAACACAAGGAATTAAGTGACATTAAATTATCAGGTAAAAATACTCATGAAGCAGAGGTGCTTCTAAGCCCAAAAAAAGTTATGGGAagagaggaaatggagaaatTAAATTCAAAGGGCATACTCCAGGTGCTACCAGATGAAACCACATTTCCTTTGAGTCCGCTTAGAAAGTATACTCATCAGTTGCGAGGAAATGAGTCATCAAAGGAAAACATGGAAAAGAATATGGAAGGGATTGTTACTCCAGTGTTTAAGGAAGAAAAGGATTACTCAGACCAAGAGATTCAAGAATCCATAGTAAAAACCAATGTTTTGTCTAAAGACTACAAAGACACTTTTAATGACAGCTTGCAGAAACTGCTTTCAGAAGCCTCAACACCAGCAATTCAACCCTCTGGTGGAAAAGTTCATGGAAAACAAGTGCTTGAGCCAAGTGTTTCTGAAAATAGGACATGGCGTCAAAAAACAGATTTTGCTGATACTGAGGAAGAAGTCAAAGGACCTGAGAAGATCATTAATGAGCATGTTGACAAAACAGTAGTTCCTCCAAAGGTTAAACGGAACTCTTTGACTGCTAGTCTAGAcaaactcctgaaggaagcaacTGGAACTTCACCCTCTCCCTTGCAAACCAAGTTGGCGCCCGTTATCACTGGAACCAACTCTAAGCCGGAAGAAGGAAGATTTTTTGGAAAAGGGATAGAACAGAGTCACAATACTTCAGCTGATAAGAGAGAAATACTAGCTCCTTTTCCAGAGAGAGGTGAAACTTTTGGAAATACAGCTCTCCCCAAGAAAGCTGAAAGTGGTGAGTGCCAGCTAAACACAGAGAAGTTGATTCAGATGGCTGCAGAAGATTCTTATCCATTGGATCCACCTTCCCAGCTTTCCAGAAAGGGTTCTTTTGGGGATGTGGCCAACCCTCCCCACGATATGCTTTTTCCCCAAGATGCTcatcttgttacccaggctagggAACACCCTTCTCAAACGGAAATTTCAGAGACTGTAGAGAAAGTCGTTCTTCCACCCAGACCTGTGTTGAATGATGTAAATGCTGCATTACAGAAGCTGCATAGAGAAGTATGGTTAAGTTATCCAGCTGGAAGGGAAGTATGTCCTGGAGAAGTGAACCCAGAATTTCCTGAAGCAGTACAGGCATTAGGTAGCCCCCTAAATCCGCCAGGAGTGATATCACCATGGGCTATGATGGACACCATAGTTCCAGACAGGAAGGATTTTTATTCCTCCAATGTAGTTCCTGATAAAACTCATGAACTTGGATCTTATTTAGCTGCCCAAATGTTTCTATCAGACCAGACACTTAGCTCATTTGGTTCCACTGTTGCTCAATATGGCAAAGGCCTACCTCAGGAAGTGGAAGAAATTGTGAGGGAAACAATTATTCAACCCAAATCAGAGTTCCTCGAATTCAGTGCTGGCTTAGAAAAACTACTGAAGGAAGCAACTGAAACCTTCCCCTTAAAATATGAAAGCGATACAGGGAATCTTTCTGCATCAAAGTTAATAGGTAGTACAAAGGAGCCCAGGCAAGCCACTTCTGAATTCCATCCTgaggaattaaaagaaacagTAGAAAAGGCTGAGGCTCCATTAATAACTGAGAGTGCTTTTGATGCTggttttgagaaacttcttaaaGAAATAACTGAAGCTCCTCCTTATCAGTCGCAGGTGTCAGTGAGAGAAGAAATGCACAAGAAGGAGTCCTCACAGTCAGAGCAGACCAGGTTCTTAGGGGCAGTGCCCCATTTTTACGGGGCAGCCTCACAGACCTCTGAAATGAAGGCTAAAAGTAGTGGTTTGGAATCTCAAGTCAACCAATGTAATAAAAAGTTGGGAGGAGACGTACATATGACTGATTTATTGGTAGATTTTTGTGGTTCCAAAAGTGGAGTTGAGATCCCTAGAACCCCACAACTTTATGTGGCTCATGAAATAGGGACCATTAACACTGTAAACCCCCCAGTGGACAGGGACAGTGAAAGTGGGGTTGCAGGGCGACAAGGGACTTTTCAGGAACCTGGCTTTGGAGGGGCTTCTGAAGCAATTAGTGTGTCCAGAAATAGGCAACCCATTCCTCTCCTGATGAACAAAGAAAACTCTACAAAAACAAGTAAAGTTGAATTGATTCTAGCATCGCCATAtaagaaacaagagaaagaggaagaaaaagaaggtttctCTGAGTCCAAGTTTTCAGATGGAAACACCAGTTCTAATGCAGAGAGCTGGAGAAATCCTTCCA gttcaaaagaagaacccAGTCCTGTTTTGAAAACTTTGGAAAGGAGTGCCGCTAGGAAAATGCCTTCCAAAAGTCTAGAAGACACTTCATCAGATTCATCAA ATCAAGCAAAAGTAGATAATCAGCCAGAAGAATTAGTGCGTAGTGCTGAAGATG atgagaaAGCAGATCAGGAGCCAGATACAAATGAGTGCATACCAAGAA TTTCCACAGTGCCTACACCACCTGATAATCCATTTTCTCACCCTGACAAACTCAAAAGGATGAGCAAGTCTGTTCCAGCATTTCTCCAAGATGAG AGTGATGACAGAGAAACAGATACAGCATCAGAAAGCAGTTACCAGCTCAGCAGACACAAGAAGAGCCCGAGCTCTTTAACCAATCTTAGCAGCTCCTCTGGCATGACGTCCTTGTCTTCT GTGAGTGGCAGTGTGATGAGTGTTTATAGTGGAGACTTTGGAAATCTGGAAGTTAAAGGAAATATTCAGTTTGCAATTGAATATGTGGAGTCACTGAAGGAGTTGCATGTTTTTGTGGCCCAGTGTAAGGACTTAGCAGCAGTGGATGTAAAAAAACAGCGTTCAGACCC ATATGTAAAGGCCTATTTGTTACCAGACAAAGGCAAAATGGGCAAGAAGAAAACACTCGTAGTGAAGAAAACCTTGAATCCTGTGTATAACGAAATACTGCGG tataaaattgaaaaacaagtCTTAAAGACACAGAAGCTGAACCTGTCCGTTTGGCATCGGGATACATTTAAGCGCAATAGTTTCCTAGGGGAGGTGGAACTTGATTTGGAAACATGGGACTGGGATAACAAACAGAATAAACAATTGAGATGGTACCCTCTGAAGCGGAAG ACAGCACCAGTTGCCCTTGAAGCAGAAAACAGAGGTGAAATGAAACTAGCTCTCCAGTATGTCCCAGAGCCAGTCCCTG GTAAAAAGCTTCCTACAACTGGAGAAGTGCACATCTGGGTGAAGGAATGCCTTGATCTACCACTG